TTCGGGTCTGGTGATGTGACTTTCAGGGGGATGTTCTGAATCACGTCATACAGTGTGAACAAGCTGAAGGAGATCTGCTCGTAGGGGGACCTCGTCCCATTTTCATACAGGCAAGCAAAGGCTATGGCTGGGATCCCAGTGGCTGAGAACTCAGAGAAGGGCAGTTCAATGTAGGCCAGATCTGAGTAGGCGCTGGGGCCTTCATAAATGACCCAGGGCTCTGTCCAGCTATCTGCATCACTGGGGAATGTACTGAGATAGACACCCATGTTGACCCGAGACCTGGAGCTTGTTGGGTGGGAATAGAGCACCCATGTTGGGGTTTGGAAGAGGACAATGGATTTGGAAGCAGCTCCTGGTTCAGGCTGCCCCGTACCTCCACATGACACAGTTGAGGACATGGAGTCATGGATCTCGTGATGGCTGCTGGAAGGACAGGGCTCTTTTGACCCTGCCGGCTGTTGGTGACCCTGCAGCTGGCTGCCCAAAGACATGGCTGCTGGGTTTTCAACAGCCATGTCACAGAGAGGGAGATAACAGTGTCTAGTGGTTTTTCTAGACAGCAGTGGGCAGTCTGGGCCATTGATAGACCAAGGCGTGCTCCACTGTGAATGGGGGCTGCTCGGGGCATAGAAGAGAGGGGCTGGGAAGCCAATGATACTGCCATGACAGCCATGAGGGGGCTCTACAAGCCGCTGAACAAGCTGCCCCAAGTGGAAAACTGCTCCATCATCTGTGCTCAGCGCTTGCACTCTGAAGCCCATGGGGCTCCTGGCATTGCAGTAGAGGACGTTGCTGCcatcctcctcatccacagaCACCATCTGACATTCCACGGTGGGAAGGTTGGGGATGAACTCGCCGAAGCGCCATCTCTGGCCATGGTCATCGCTGTAGAAGGTGAAGGAGTGAGGGGTTGTCTTGCAGAGCTTCCCAAAGCACTCCTTGCAGTCGATGTGGTAAGTGTAGGCTGGAACCAGCAGTCGTCCCGACTTGAGCTGAATTCCATGGCCAGGGCCTAGAGCAAAAGTGGCCCAATCTGTGCGGAAAAGAAAAGACCAATGTTGGGAACTTTCCCTTCTACCCTCTCCATCTTCTCCCCCTAACTGTCTTTCCCTTAGAAGTGCACTTAGTGCCAGAACCAGGGGCTGAGACTTTGAGTCTGATGTCCCCAGCACAGCATGTGGAAGAACGAGCACCCCTTCATTGTGCCTCTACCCTGAGCTCCAGAGACCACTTTTCTGGGGAAAAGGGTAGTTCTGTCTTCAGCCTCATTCACTCCTCAGTCTCTCTGCCAAGATGCCATCAATGGTGCTAGTTATGAGAAGCCCTTCTGTCCACTAACACCTGAGCTGAGAGCCAGGAATGTCATTGAGCCCTGTGTTGTCACGTCAGCCCACCGAGCATGAGGTACAGAGCCTAAGGCGAGCAAGGCTTCCCCAGCAGCAACTGAGGGGAGGCGCAAGCCCAGCTGATCAGCCTCTTTCCTTGAAGTATCTTGACCATGGCAACAACTGATCAAAAGAGAGAGAACCTTGCAAATACTGACTCCCTCCCatgctcctcctcctcaccttCTCTCCTGACCCTGATggttctgctcctttcctgcTGTCCCTATTGCCTTGGGCCTGGCCGTTTACCAACGCTGGGCAAGCAAAACTCCAGGCTGAAGGAAGTGTGCTTCCTCCTCACTGACTCCCACGCTCAGCTTCCTAGGAAGCCAGGAGAGAGCACTTTGTCCCAGCCCCCTCTGAACCTCTttgttctcccctgccccctgcctacCTCTTGGGATCTTTACCTGTGATGGACCTGCCAATGACCTGCTGTGTCAGGTCTGTAACCTTGCTCCAGCTCAGCCCTTGGTCGGAACTGGACACATAGCACAGGCGGGCGACGTTCTGGCCTGTGATGATCTGATAGGCCTCAGGAGtcttgcccagcacagcagtgaaGAAGAGGAAGACGATGCCTGTGAATTCATCATAGACAGGACAGGGGTTCATGGACCGATGGTGCTTCAAGGTCGCAGTCTCGAGTGCTCTCATGTCTTCCCACTAGCAGGAGAGGGCAAGATGGGGTTACAGGCTCTCACTGActgagtgccccaagggtcggtcctcgggccggttttgttcaatatcttcactaatgatctggaggatggtgtggattgcactctcagcaagtttgcagatgacactaaactgggaggagaggtagatacactggagggtagggataggatacagaggaccctagacaaattagaggattgggccaaaagaaatctgatgaggttcaacaaggacaagtgcagagtcctgcacttaggacggaagaatcccatgcaccgctacaggctagggaccgaatggctcggcagcagttctgcacaaaaggatctaggggttacagtggacaagaagtgtgcccttgttgccaagaaggccaatggcattttgggatgtataagtaggggcattgccagcagatcgagggatgtgatcgttcccctctattcaacattagtgaggcctcatctggagtactgtgtccagttttgggccccacactacaagaaggatgtggaaaaattggaaagagtccagcggagggcaacaaaaattattaggggactggaacacatgacttatgaggagagactgagtgaactgggattgtttagtctgcagaagagaagaatgaggggggatttgatagctgctttcaactacctgagaggtggttccagagaggatggttctagactattctcagtggtagaagaggacaggacaaggagtaatggtctcaagttgcagtgggggaggtttaggttggatattaggaaaaactttttcactaggagggtggtgaaacactggaatgcgttacctagggaggtggtagaatctccttccttagaagtttttaaggtcaggcttgacaaagccctggctgggatgatttaattggggattggtcctgctttgagcagggggttggactagatgacctcctgaggtcccttccaaccctgatattctatgattctatgactctcacCCATCTTTTCTCCTGAACTGTGGCCTTTGTCTGTTCCCTCACAAACCAGGTCACCTCAGCCATTGTCCCACACTGACTCCAGTCACCATCCTCTTTTCGGTTGCTctccctgctggagctggaggggtTGCTGCCTTTATGAAAACGGGAGTTCTGCACACCTCACAGCAACTTGCACAGCAGACAGGAATATTGGGCCTGCTCCTTGGGTCACATCATGCCCAAGGCAGGACCCATGGGTGGGAACAAGATGAAGTCATGTCATCTTtatccctccttccccattttaAAGCCCCACAGAGAAaagcctcagggctgctgtaaGCTATATCATGTTACACAGGGTTGTCtgtcccagccacacaccccatTGGTCCCCTGTCATGCCCCACACCAGTGGGGTGGGAAAGGGTGATGCAGAGCCAGCCGTGGGGACCCCCGCAGATCTGGCCCTAACTATTTTGTTGTTCCAGACAGCTGCCTAATTAGTTGATTTAACAGCATCGGccttccccctcacctccacGTAGTTTCTGTAGAAGGTTCCTCGTCTCAGCACCAGCAGGTTGGCATGGGCATCATCAATGCTCAATCTCTCCTCAGCAAAGGCCAACAGCTTTGCCATGCAGGGGATGTAGAGCAGAGCTGGGACACGGTAAGTCACTCCACTCAGCTCCCTCTCGAACAGCACAGTGCGAGCTGGGAAATGGCGCGATCCCATCACTGCTGCAGCCAGGGACAGAAAATACATAAACCCCAAACAGATGAGGCATAACAAAGGGGAAAATACTGATGCAGTTTCCTGTGTCtgtattcctcccctccccacacaaacacacactcctgTGGTCCGCTTCCGCAGTGCCCTCTCAGGTCTCCAGTCATCACCGGTCTCTGGGTTGGGACCCATGTCccactccctcctgaccagaggttTTAAGGCTGCCTTAGACTGGAATAGCCCAAGCAAGCCACCTGCCTAACTACTGGCACCTGTGCATTGCTGTTTCTCCGAAGGCTGTGAACACTTTATTGTCAGCAATCatacacagctctttctaagcaagcacatttattcttcaggtaaaagcattacagagaaaacatgtaaaaaacaataaacagatttaaaagacACTAAACATACCAGAGTCACCCCTTAGTCTTATAAGCCCCTAGCAGGCCAAAGTCTTGTCCCACCCTTCTGCCATATACAGGGTAGCTGCTTGTCAAGGCCACAGGGCACATCCAGACAATGACCTTGCTGATGTCAGCCAGGAACTTGGCCATCCTTGTGTTCTATTCATTTGGCCCAGCCTGGAACAATCAAGGCCCCGATATGGAACCCAGGGAGTGTGAGGTTCCAGTAGCGTATGCATGGGTCAAAACATTATCTACAGTCTCCACTGAACAATTTacatctcttttttaaagatcatTTATATTAAGTTTTCAAGTGAACTAAAAGAGCTGCCACAACCCCCTGGACCAATCCCTGTTAAATTCAAAATCAGTGTGTGGTTTGTGATGCAGTGCAGAGACTGCTGGGAGCGTAGCACAACACATGTGTGAACACCTTGAAGCTATTGAGCATAAGACAGGGCTAGAACCACAAAGGCACTGAGGTGTTGCAATGCTCAGTATGGCTACTCTTCGTTCCTAGCTCCCCTGCTGCACAGCGGACTCCTCAGGCCCCAGGTAGGCTACCAGGCTCCCAATATAATGTATGGGGTGAGCTTGGTGCCTAACACAGGGATTATCAGAAACCAGCATGCTGAGCAAGGAGCTAggagtgaaatgcagaggaaaaggGCAGggcttaaggcccagatccacaaaggttctcaggtgtctaactcccattgatctgggCCTCTAGGCAGCTGACTGAAACCTAGATGcaaatcccagctctgactgACTTGGAGCACGGTTTCCAGTgcaggtctcccacctccctgaTGCATGCCCTAATGATCAGGAGGGGTATTCAGGAGAGGCCTCTCTCTTGGAGAAGCTATTCCAGTTTATATGAGTAGATATTCTCTGGAGTGGGGACGTGAGCCTGACTTTCCCTCATCCCATCTGAGTGCTTCAGTCACTGGAGTACAATGGAATAGCTTCAGCAGGAGAAATTCCTGTCACAGTTTAgggcaactgcatctgtattcTGGCTCCATGGTCCACCAAGGACACCCACTAGGTTCCTCAGCCTTCACCTCTATTGCATAGAGACCCGCACCTCTCCCCTCCTGACCGAGTTTTTTCTAGGTTGCACAATTCCCTGCCTATCCTGTGATATCCTGAGCAAGCCAGATGGCCTAAACAGCCCAGTGTTTGCACgttgctttctctctgaaggctgtgaacagctgtaattgccagcagCTATAAGTTACCACACATCCCAGTAtaagcaagcacctttattcttatggtgaaagcattacagagaaaacattaaaaacaacaaaaacttacATGCAGGCTAAAAACCTTACCACTGGTACCCCACAACTCCAACTTCGGTCTttggtgtaaaaagaaaaggagtacttgtggcaccttagagactaaccaatttatttgagcatgagctttcgtgagctacagctcacttcatcggatgcataccatggaaactgcagcagactttatatacacacagagatcatgaaacaatacctcctcccaccccactgtcctgctggtaatagcttatctaaagtgatcatcaagttgggccatttccagcacaaatccaggttttctcatcctccacccccccacacacaaactcactctcctgctggtaatagccacCCCACTGattcccaaccagctgcacccagacccccacccctccaagcccaactccccagcacccagactccCCGCTCAgacacccagaccccccctgctgagcctcaTCCCTTctcacagaccctgcccccccactgagccccaaccaccttcacctgaacCCCCACAGAGTCCCATTCTACCCGCACTCAGAATGCCTCAACAAATCCCTGTGCATCCACATCcgccacacacccagccccccaccaAACCACTCACTCCCAGAGTGTCCCATGCAGAACCCTCTCATCCCAGACCTGTAcctcccccacactaagccccccCTCACATTTGGCTCCTGCCAGGCTGATCCTGCCTGTCCCACACCttgattggagcagggctgggtgtgcATAGaagactctgtccctcttgctcaCTGTGGAGCCATCTgctaatatgcctagtaaggaatctatttatcAAAAAccatttcctgactttttgtctgtattgttacagacacacttactgacaggtattttgaaataaattaccaaaagtATTGAAAACGGTGTGATTATTTTGTGTTAATTtggcaaataaaatatgcagaattttaaaatattg
This DNA window, taken from Caretta caretta isolate rCarCar2 chromosome 9, rCarCar1.hap1, whole genome shotgun sequence, encodes the following:
- the NEU4 gene encoding sialidase-4; protein product: MGSRHFPARTVLFERELSGVTYRVPALLYIPCMAKLLAFAEERLSIDDAHANLLVLRRGTFYRNYVEWEDMRALETATLKHHRSMNPCPVYDEFTGIVFLFFTAVLGKTPEAYQIITGQNVARLCYVSSSDQGLSWSKVTDLTQQVIGRSITDWATFALGPGHGIQLKSGRLLVPAYTYHIDCKECFGKLCKTTPHSFTFYSDDHGQRWRFGEFIPNLPTVECQMVSVDEEDGSNVLYCNARSPMGFRVQALSTDDGAVFHLGQLVQRLVEPPHGCHGSIIGFPAPLFYAPSSPHSQWSTPWSINGPDCPLLSRKTTRHCYLPLCDMAVENPAAMSLGSQLQGHQQPAGSKEPCPSSSHHEIHDSMSSTVSCGGTGQPEPGAASKSIVLFQTPTWVLYSHPTSSRSRVNMGVYLSTFPSDADSWTEPWVIYEGPSAYSDLAYIELPFSEFSATGIPAIAFACLYENGTRSPYEQISFSLFTLYDVIQNIPLKVTSPDPKHHLDKKKRGRSCVTS